From the Musa acuminata AAA Group cultivar baxijiao chromosome BXJ3-7, Cavendish_Baxijiao_AAA, whole genome shotgun sequence genome, one window contains:
- the LOC135582166 gene encoding serine/arginine-rich splicing factor RSZ21A-like yields MSRVYVGNLDSRVTERDLEDEFRAFGVLRSVWVARRPPGYGFVEFDDRRDALDAIRDLDGKHGWRVELSHNSKGGGGGRGGYGRGGGDMNCYECGEPGHFARECRLRIGPGGMGSGRRRSPSPPRYRRSPSYGRGSRSPRGRRSPLRRSYSSRSRSPAPRRQDSPYSNRSPDRDRRHSYSPRLGKNCSRSPAYRRQDSPYANGDGRRSRSRSRSRS; encoded by the exons ATGTCTCGAGTTTATGTTGGGAACTTGGATTCACGAGTGACTGAAAGAGATCTAGAAGATGAATTTCGAGCATTTGGTGTACTTCGAAG TGTTTGGGTTGCTCGAAGGCCTCCTGGTTATGGATTTGTTGAATTTGATGACCGGCGAGATGCCTTAGATGCCATTCGAGATTTAGATG GGAAGCACGGGTGGCGTGTGGAGCTTTCTCATAATTCCAAGGGTGGCGGTGGTGGTCGTGGTGGATATGGACGAGGTGGTGGGGACATGAATTGTTACGAATGTGGTGAACCTGGTCACTTTGCCCGAGAGTGTAGATTGCGGATTGGTCCAGGTGGCATGGGTAGTGGAAGGCGTCGAAGCCCTAGCCCACCTCGCTATCGGCGGAGCCCTAGCTATGGTCGTGG AAGTCGCAGTCCACGAGGGAGAAGATCCCCTCTTCGTCGCAGCTATTCATCTCGTAGTCGATCACCTGCACCTCGCCGTCAAGATTCTCCTTATAGTAACAG GAGTCCCGACAGGGATCGACGCCATAGTTATTCACCTCGCCTTGGCAAGAACTGCAGCCGTTCACCAGCATATCGTCGTCAAGACTCTCCTTATGCCAATGG GGATGGGCGGAGGAGCCGGAGCAGGAGTAGGAGCAGGAGCTAG